The Mycobacterium sp. 3519A genome contains a region encoding:
- a CDS encoding MBL fold metallo-hydrolase — translation MTDRLYFRQLLSGRDFAAGDMIAAQMRNFAYLIGDRETGDAVVVDPAYAANDLVDALEADGMHLSGVLVTHHHPDHVGGSMMGFELKGLAELLERTSVPVHVNSLEADWVSRVTGIARSELTAHEHGDVVSVGDIDIELLHTPGHTPGSQCFLLDGRLVAGDTLFLEGCGRTDFPGGDVEAIYHSLQALAQLPGDPTVFPGHWYSAEPSASLSEVKRTNYVYRASNLDQWRMLMGA, via the coding sequence ATGACTGACCGCCTGTATTTCCGGCAGCTGCTCTCCGGGCGCGACTTCGCGGCCGGCGACATGATCGCAGCGCAGATGCGCAACTTCGCCTACCTGATCGGCGACCGCGAAACCGGCGACGCCGTCGTGGTGGACCCGGCCTACGCCGCGAACGATCTGGTCGACGCGCTGGAAGCCGACGGTATGCACCTGTCCGGGGTGCTGGTCACCCACCACCACCCCGACCACGTCGGCGGCTCGATGATGGGTTTCGAACTCAAGGGCCTCGCCGAGCTGCTGGAGCGCACCAGCGTGCCGGTGCACGTGAATTCCCTTGAAGCTGACTGGGTTTCGCGGGTCACGGGGATCGCGCGTTCGGAGCTCACCGCACACGAGCACGGCGATGTGGTCAGCGTCGGCGACATCGACATCGAGTTGCTGCACACGCCGGGGCACACCCCGGGCAGCCAGTGCTTCCTGCTCGACGGGCGACTGGTGGCGGGCGACACGCTGTTCCTCGAGGGCTGCGGACGTACCGACTTCCCCGGCGGGGACGTCGAGGCGATCTACCACAGCCTGCAAGCGCTGGCTCAGTTGCCCGGCGACCCCACAGTGTTTCCTGGCCACTGGTATTCGGCTGAGCCGAGCGCGTCGCTGTCAGAAGTGAAACGCACCAACTACGTGTATCGGGCCAGCAATCTGGACCAGTGGCGGATGCTGATGGGCGCCTGA
- a CDS encoding ComEC/Rec2 family competence protein: protein MSSETFLLHALPAGNGDALVLEYGTDGQTSRILIDGGVSSAATAVGQFLGANADLDLLVVTHIDNDHIAGMVKLLKQADPPVPKQVWFNGFRHLPDTALEPMGPIEGEKLTALIVDRGYPWNTSFGQGPVAITEPAPATPPTPDPINGLQFTVLSPGTEQLRKLRKGTNWADIVRAAGLDPHVPPPPQPPPVSGLERMGPPDVDVLADQSTDNDDTVANGSTIALLAEFAQRTCLLAGDAHPDVIIAGIDQLVGEGNVLDVDVFKLPHHGSKANVTRKLLSRVRAHTYVFSTDGSGNQKHPNDQAVARVIKYGGRAPVLVFNYRSDRNSDWDSDVLRGKWGYQTVYPPEAKPGISVDLLAIER from the coding sequence ATGAGCTCGGAGACGTTCCTACTGCATGCCCTGCCCGCAGGTAACGGCGACGCATTGGTGCTCGAGTACGGCACCGACGGTCAGACAAGCCGGATCCTCATCGACGGCGGCGTCTCTTCAGCCGCCACCGCCGTCGGCCAGTTTCTCGGTGCGAATGCGGATCTCGATCTGCTTGTGGTCACCCACATCGACAACGATCACATCGCGGGAATGGTCAAGCTGTTGAAGCAGGCTGATCCGCCGGTGCCGAAACAAGTCTGGTTCAACGGTTTCCGTCATCTTCCGGACACCGCACTGGAGCCGATGGGGCCGATCGAGGGCGAAAAGCTCACCGCTCTCATCGTCGACCGCGGATATCCCTGGAACACGTCCTTCGGACAGGGGCCTGTCGCCATCACCGAACCCGCTCCTGCGACACCGCCCACGCCAGACCCGATCAATGGTCTGCAGTTCACGGTGCTGTCGCCCGGCACCGAGCAACTCCGGAAACTTCGCAAGGGCACGAATTGGGCCGACATCGTGCGGGCTGCCGGTTTGGATCCGCACGTTCCGCCCCCACCGCAACCACCGCCCGTGTCCGGCCTCGAGCGGATGGGACCGCCCGACGTCGACGTGCTTGCCGATCAGAGCACCGATAACGATGACACGGTCGCCAACGGCAGCACGATCGCCCTGTTGGCCGAATTCGCCCAACGTACCTGCCTTCTCGCCGGTGATGCCCATCCTGACGTAATCATCGCCGGTATCGATCAACTGGTCGGCGAAGGAAATGTGCTCGACGTCGACGTCTTCAAGCTGCCGCACCACGGCAGCAAGGCGAATGTCACCCGGAAACTGCTGTCGCGAGTGCGCGCCCACACGTACGTGTTCTCCACTGACGGCAGCGGCAACCAAAAACACCCCAATGATCAAGCGGTGGCACGGGTCATCAAGTACGGCGGGCGCGCACCGGTACTGGTCTTCAACTATCGATCGGATCGAAACAGCGACTGGGATAGCGACGTGCTGCGCGGCAAATGGGGTTACCAGACCGTGTACCCGCCTGAGGCCAAGCCGGGAATCAGTGTCGACCTACTCGCGATCGAGAGGTGA
- a CDS encoding DUF2235 domain-containing protein yields the protein MPKNILICLDGTKNQVEATEVTNVFSIAEFADLTDPAEQVLYYGPGVGTMAPPSAWTGLAQRISLVGGLALGHGMRQDIAEAYTYLMNTWEPGDKVFVFGFSRGAYTARALCGMLYRIGLLRPGSDNLVPYAVRTYARKPGKDSDLSKPEGWGRMDKYSEGLARKIEGESRAFPIEYLGLFDTVKATKAFGRDIRWPYTRQLPNVRVVRHAVSIDETRPQFVEYLVEPDPKQKFPALEEVWFAGVHSDVGGGFQDDKLTLSKIPMRWILDGAIKRGLKVRSGKYRSHLTKLGEAEACSGMRTNSTAWRFLQAPWRAVFKPWRTRPIPDDATIHGSVEIRMAKASPKYQPRLPDKFLVNDEPWSGPPPPVEP from the coding sequence GTGCCCAAGAACATCCTGATCTGCCTGGACGGCACCAAGAACCAGGTGGAGGCGACCGAGGTCACCAACGTCTTTTCCATCGCCGAGTTCGCCGATCTGACCGACCCGGCCGAGCAGGTGCTCTACTACGGCCCCGGCGTGGGCACCATGGCGCCGCCGAGCGCGTGGACCGGTCTGGCGCAGCGGATTTCGTTGGTCGGCGGATTGGCGCTGGGCCACGGGATGCGACAAGACATAGCCGAGGCGTACACCTACCTGATGAACACATGGGAACCCGGCGACAAGGTGTTCGTGTTCGGTTTCAGCCGCGGCGCGTACACCGCGCGAGCCCTGTGCGGGATGCTGTACCGGATCGGGCTGCTGCGGCCGGGCTCGGACAACCTGGTGCCCTACGCGGTGCGCACCTACGCGCGAAAGCCTGGCAAGGATTCCGATCTGAGCAAGCCGGAAGGCTGGGGCCGGATGGACAAGTACTCCGAAGGGCTGGCGCGCAAGATCGAGGGCGAAAGCCGTGCCTTTCCCATCGAGTACCTCGGCCTGTTCGACACCGTCAAGGCCACCAAGGCTTTTGGCCGCGACATCCGCTGGCCCTACACCAGGCAGTTGCCCAACGTTCGGGTGGTCCGGCACGCCGTGTCGATCGATGAGACCCGTCCGCAATTTGTGGAGTACCTCGTCGAACCCGACCCGAAGCAGAAGTTCCCGGCACTGGAGGAAGTGTGGTTCGCCGGTGTGCACTCCGACGTCGGCGGCGGATTCCAAGACGACAAGCTGACGCTGTCCAAGATCCCCATGCGCTGGATTCTCGACGGCGCCATCAAACGCGGACTCAAAGTGCGGTCGGGCAAATATCGTTCGCACCTGACCAAACTGGGCGAGGCCGAGGCGTGCTCCGGCATGCGCACCAACAGCACGGCCTGGCGGTTCCTACAAGCACCGTGGCGCGCCGTGTTCAAGCCGTGGCGCACTCGACCCATCCCCGACGACGCGACGATCCACGGCAGCGTCGAAATCCGAATGGCCAAGGCGAGCCCCAAGTATCAGCCGCGGTTACCGGACAAGTTCCTCGTCAACGATGAACCGTGGTCTGGCCCACCGCCGCCCGTCGAGCCCTGA
- a CDS encoding LuxR family transcriptional regulator, protein MTVEAVAHGWPVVQRDIEFAKIHSALAEQTGVCGIVLIGDAGVGKTTLARLVTQSLPSRVQWVAGTESARSIPLGVFAHLVGAATSRDPVAFLSAARETILSEGHSVIGVDDAHLLDQLSATLLHQLALDGQVRIVATVRAGEAVPDAITSLWKDGYLQRLHLMPFTRDQCVSLIESALGGRVEGLSADLMWEASGGNALFVRHLVEGALEAGTLRQVRGVWQLRGRTAVTSELASLLDARIEQLPDNVLHALRLLTFCEPLDLDTLTDIVGADAVEDAESRGLIRIAEDHSSIEARFNHPLFGEVIRRRLGMAAARRLRGEVVKALQGRPVSGPAERIRLAELTLDSDQQPEVDLLVGAARDAIALTNVTLGERLARAAVNRGGGLVASELLARSLLWQGKAAEAEETLSSFDPEAMDEVDLVRWGLARIANLHWSMGDAESADEVLELLYEKVTDDRLRLMIDGVASASRTFENQLVDATALSRRVLADPSAHPTAVEWAAFGGALALALMGRDDEVAAVASRGHQVENKVDGLLRYLAAFGEVKALTLAGDFDTAAQRSADIIRITSAGQYLAWGMANVLMGTVGVARGVFADTVPRMEQTVAALTAESASSWSFPARLLLAQSYCALGRAEPGARMMAEVKTRYGRHVAVFGPQLKIAEAWLAAAEGNVSAAIGFALDAANQAADSGQRAIQMLALHDAVRFGDSTCLDELVDVATATGGRLAAVIATHAEALRNGDAAGMAAAAGQFEDLGALLSAADAAAQAAVLFEAADDRRRSVEAAAVANRLAAECGGIRTPALNLASHPLPLTVREREIANLAAAGLTNREIADRLTVSVRTVEGHLYRACTKLDINDREELAALITNGGRK, encoded by the coding sequence ATGACCGTTGAAGCGGTGGCCCACGGATGGCCGGTCGTCCAGCGCGACATCGAATTTGCAAAGATCCACAGCGCGTTGGCGGAGCAAACCGGCGTGTGTGGCATCGTCCTGATCGGCGACGCCGGTGTCGGCAAGACGACGTTGGCGCGGCTGGTGACGCAGTCCCTGCCGTCGCGGGTGCAGTGGGTGGCGGGCACCGAATCGGCGCGCAGCATCCCGCTGGGTGTCTTCGCCCACCTCGTGGGCGCCGCGACGTCCAGGGATCCGGTGGCGTTCCTGTCCGCGGCGCGGGAGACCATCCTGTCCGAAGGGCATTCGGTGATCGGCGTCGACGACGCCCACTTGCTCGACCAACTGTCCGCGACGCTGCTGCATCAGCTCGCGCTCGACGGCCAGGTGCGCATCGTGGCCACCGTGCGGGCCGGCGAGGCGGTACCCGACGCCATCACATCGCTGTGGAAGGACGGCTATCTGCAGCGGCTGCACTTGATGCCGTTCACCCGAGACCAGTGCGTCTCGCTGATCGAATCGGCGCTGGGCGGTCGCGTCGAGGGGCTGTCCGCGGATCTGATGTGGGAAGCATCCGGCGGCAACGCCCTGTTCGTCCGGCATCTGGTCGAGGGCGCCCTGGAAGCAGGCACGCTGCGTCAGGTCCGCGGCGTGTGGCAGCTGCGGGGGCGCACCGCGGTCACGTCCGAGCTCGCATCGCTGCTGGACGCCAGAATCGAGCAGCTCCCCGACAACGTGCTGCACGCGCTGCGGCTGTTGACGTTCTGCGAGCCGCTCGACCTCGACACGCTCACCGACATCGTCGGCGCGGACGCCGTCGAGGATGCGGAGTCTCGCGGCCTGATCCGCATCGCCGAGGACCACTCCAGCATCGAAGCGCGGTTCAACCACCCGCTGTTCGGCGAGGTGATCCGGCGCCGGCTCGGCATGGCGGCGGCGAGGCGGCTGCGCGGCGAGGTGGTCAAGGCGCTGCAGGGCCGGCCGGTGAGTGGCCCGGCGGAGCGAATCCGGTTGGCGGAGTTGACCCTCGACAGCGATCAGCAGCCGGAGGTGGACCTGCTCGTCGGCGCGGCGCGCGACGCGATCGCACTGACGAACGTCACGCTCGGTGAGCGGTTGGCGCGGGCCGCGGTGAACCGTGGCGGCGGGCTGGTCGCCAGCGAACTGCTGGCCCGGTCGCTGCTGTGGCAGGGCAAGGCGGCCGAGGCCGAGGAGACGTTGAGTTCCTTCGACCCCGAGGCGATGGACGAAGTCGATTTGGTGCGTTGGGGGTTGGCGCGAATCGCCAACCTGCACTGGTCGATGGGCGATGCCGAGAGCGCCGACGAGGTGTTGGAACTGTTGTACGAGAAGGTCACCGACGACCGGTTGCGGCTGATGATCGACGGTGTGGCGTCCGCGTCGCGGACCTTCGAGAACCAGCTTGTCGACGCCACCGCGCTGTCCAGGCGGGTGCTCGCCGACCCGAGTGCCCATCCGACCGCGGTCGAGTGGGCGGCGTTCGGCGGCGCACTGGCGCTGGCATTGATGGGCCGCGACGACGAGGTGGCCGCTGTCGCGTCGCGCGGGCATCAGGTCGAGAACAAGGTCGACGGGCTGTTGCGCTATCTGGCGGCGTTCGGCGAAGTCAAGGCTCTCACCCTGGCGGGTGACTTCGACACTGCCGCACAGCGATCCGCCGACATCATCCGGATCACGTCGGCGGGTCAGTATTTGGCGTGGGGCATGGCCAACGTGCTGATGGGCACCGTCGGTGTGGCCCGCGGGGTGTTCGCCGACACGGTGCCGAGAATGGAGCAGACCGTCGCGGCGCTCACCGCGGAGTCGGCCTCGTCGTGGAGCTTCCCGGCGCGGCTGCTGCTGGCGCAGTCCTACTGTGCGCTTGGCAGGGCCGAACCGGGCGCCAGGATGATGGCCGAGGTCAAGACGCGGTACGGCCGGCACGTTGCGGTGTTCGGGCCGCAACTCAAGATCGCCGAAGCGTGGTTGGCCGCCGCGGAGGGAAATGTCAGCGCGGCAATCGGATTCGCGCTCGATGCGGCAAATCAAGCTGCGGACTCCGGGCAGCGGGCGATTCAGATGCTGGCGCTGCACGACGCGGTCCGGTTCGGCGACTCGACGTGTCTGGACGAGTTGGTCGACGTCGCCACCGCGACCGGCGGAAGGCTCGCCGCAGTCATCGCGACGCATGCCGAAGCGCTGCGCAACGGCGACGCCGCGGGAATGGCCGCGGCGGCAGGGCAATTCGAGGACCTCGGCGCGCTGTTGTCGGCTGCTGATGCCGCAGCCCAGGCTGCGGTGTTGTTCGAGGCCGCAGACGATCGTCGGCGAAGCGTGGAGGCGGCCGCGGTCGCGAACCGGCTAGCCGCCGAATGCGGTGGGATCCGCACGCCCGCGTTGAACTTGGCGTCTCATCCGCTGCCGCTCACGGTGCGGGAGCGGGAGATCGCCAACCTCGCGGCCGCGGGGTTGACCAACCGCGAGATCGCCGACCGGCTCACGGTGTCGGTGCGCACGGTCGAGGGTCATCTGTACCGTGCGTGCACCAAGCTCGACATCAACGACCGCGAGGAACTCGCCGCGCTGATCACCAACGGCGGCCGCAAGTAG
- a CDS encoding DUF4352 domain-containing protein, which yields MSRHAAPPRRSGRELGLLIGLGVAVVAAIGVVVAGVVLAARMDVDEPAVAAQTTSAETAAPAATLPAVQIPAADVAPPEVASGVVGEEVRDGDFSFVVTGVQRLDAIVNPDRPDIEKTAQGEFVVVQMTVTNVAAEPRTYTGSFHTLSDGTTTFQPDDEAWLYFGKLPPRLDPGESTDSSVVFDVPKGAEVAAIELHDAPSSTGVTVQL from the coding sequence GTGAGCCGACACGCTGCACCGCCAAGGCGGTCGGGGCGCGAGCTGGGCCTGCTGATCGGGCTGGGCGTGGCGGTGGTGGCGGCGATCGGTGTCGTCGTCGCAGGGGTGGTGCTGGCGGCCAGGATGGATGTCGACGAACCGGCCGTCGCGGCGCAGACCACCAGCGCCGAGACCGCGGCGCCTGCCGCGACCTTGCCTGCGGTCCAGATCCCCGCGGCCGACGTCGCCCCGCCCGAGGTGGCGTCCGGCGTCGTCGGCGAAGAGGTGCGCGACGGCGACTTCTCGTTCGTCGTGACCGGCGTGCAGCGCCTCGACGCCATCGTCAACCCCGACCGCCCCGACATCGAGAAGACGGCGCAGGGCGAGTTCGTCGTCGTCCAGATGACCGTGACGAACGTCGCCGCCGAGCCACGCACCTACACCGGGTCGTTCCATACACTGTCGGACGGCACCACGACCTTCCAGCCCGACGACGAGGCCTGGCTGTACTTCGGCAAGCTGCCACCCAGGCTCGATCCCGGGGAATCGACGGACAGCTCGGTGGTGTTCGACGTGCCCAAGGGCGCCGAGGTCGCCGCGATCGAACTGCACGACGCGCCGTCGTCGACCGGGGTAACGGTCCAGCTGTAG
- a CDS encoding NYN domain-containing protein: MTEPNTPRVAVYLDFDNIVISRYDQVHGRNSFQRDRAAGFHKRPGRLTEAVVDVGAIIDFASSFGTLVLTRAYADWSADVNAEYQGQLVGRAVDLVQLFPAAAYAKNGADIRLAVDAVEDMFRLPDLTHVVIVAGDSDYIALAQRCKRLGRYVVGIGITGSISRSLTAACDEFVTYDALPGVPVVTPKKAAKRAKTKETDDEPDQPDPQAAATGLLERALRIGHEKDDAEWLHNSAVKAQMKRMDPSFSEKSLGFKSFSDFLRSRSDIVDLDESSTTRMVRLKPTAT; the protein is encoded by the coding sequence ATGACCGAACCCAACACGCCGCGTGTGGCGGTCTACCTCGACTTCGACAACATCGTCATCTCCCGCTACGACCAGGTGCACGGCCGCAACTCGTTTCAGCGCGACAGGGCAGCCGGGTTCCACAAACGGCCGGGGCGTCTCACCGAAGCGGTCGTCGACGTCGGCGCCATCATCGATTTCGCCTCGTCGTTCGGGACGTTGGTGCTGACGCGGGCCTACGCCGACTGGTCGGCCGACGTGAACGCCGAGTATCAGGGCCAGCTGGTCGGTCGGGCCGTCGACCTGGTTCAGCTGTTCCCCGCGGCCGCATACGCGAAGAACGGGGCCGACATTCGGCTGGCCGTCGACGCGGTCGAGGACATGTTCCGGCTGCCCGACCTGACCCACGTGGTGATCGTCGCGGGCGATTCCGACTACATCGCGCTGGCGCAGCGCTGCAAACGCCTCGGCCGCTACGTGGTCGGCATCGGCATCACCGGCTCGATCAGCCGATCGCTGACGGCCGCGTGCGACGAGTTCGTCACCTACGACGCGCTGCCCGGGGTCCCGGTGGTGACGCCGAAGAAGGCGGCCAAGCGCGCGAAGACGAAGGAAACCGACGACGAACCGGATCAGCCTGACCCGCAGGCCGCCGCGACGGGGCTGCTGGAGCGGGCGCTGCGCATCGGCCACGAGAAGGACGACGCGGAATGGCTGCACAACTCCGCGGTCAAGGCCCAGATGAAGCGGATGGACCCGTCGTTCTCCGAGAAGTCGTTGGGGTTCAAGTCGTTCAGCGACTTCCTCCGGTCGCGCAGCGACATCGTCGACCTCGACGAGAGCAGCACCACCCGCATGGTTCGACTGAAGCCCACCGCAACCTAG
- a CDS encoding caspase family protein, whose translation MSDLFQPAGNADPAYHALIIGVSRYPHLSGGTGPLTDEPLAAGLPQLRAAATSAVRVAAWIRDNLEHPTASKGSIRLLVSPSDTEVPLPHGITAPPATYENVSAAITAWRRDVRANADNLAILYIAGHGMQTGFGGGILLLEDFGAPNAPTPLHAAIDVESVRRGIVGDPNRPATATPKLQFYFYDACRINPEATAGYETLSAGIRLDGPRGAEAEASWVCFGARPKEYAFADPARRVTLYSQALIECLESRAPAEVDGRTVQFNELTSTLRRVVKDLGRQYGEEQRSTVGGDGDLDVAVHRRPEVAAGAGMPIPAWAPTFDVDSPLGQLRFVRISVHPQRPVSVRLAGNILASETRMLTDKPLELAVGNYEAVVPLPWGGEHVHGFVVTPGDSELVIDVKVPSDLPTAPPEVGLVPMPWYIRFFRWADGAFRLHESPPPLQSYTQSAGGNDLHRLTIRDLWTAPVLFQIESDVGQQSPIVALPIGGGHAPCEVYVGVGFDKVTAIARPGDEEVNTIAGYLNSGRADRAVMSMATTAEEMLREKMADPIGAIIGGYALLKLHELDRMHNWPNNLAEIFNLLPDGPVIAGVLAARRGDDEAAAGWFRTATRRGIPIFSEGLSLLAAESNALMQSQRGDALDIAEVARTAAALAPLADFSALCTTLHVHEHLMADVPPNAGWKQVGPPRGDSDRGWVDR comes from the coding sequence GTGAGCGATCTGTTCCAACCGGCGGGAAACGCCGACCCCGCCTATCACGCGCTGATCATCGGCGTCAGCCGCTATCCCCATTTATCCGGCGGCACAGGCCCTTTGACCGACGAACCGCTGGCGGCAGGGCTGCCGCAGTTGCGAGCGGCGGCCACCTCTGCCGTGCGGGTGGCCGCGTGGATCCGTGACAACCTCGAACACCCCACCGCCAGCAAGGGCTCGATCCGGCTACTGGTCTCGCCCTCCGACACCGAGGTGCCGCTGCCGCACGGCATCACTGCACCGCCGGCGACATACGAGAACGTAAGTGCGGCAATCACTGCGTGGCGCAGGGATGTCCGCGCCAACGCAGACAACCTGGCAATCCTGTACATCGCCGGTCACGGCATGCAGACCGGCTTCGGCGGTGGGATCCTGCTGCTGGAAGACTTCGGCGCGCCCAACGCGCCGACACCGTTGCATGCCGCCATCGACGTTGAATCGGTTCGACGGGGGATCGTCGGCGACCCGAACCGACCGGCCACCGCGACACCCAAGCTCCAGTTCTACTTCTACGACGCATGCCGAATCAATCCTGAGGCCACGGCGGGCTACGAGACACTTTCCGCGGGCATCAGATTGGACGGTCCGCGCGGGGCCGAAGCCGAGGCGTCATGGGTCTGTTTCGGTGCGCGGCCGAAAGAATATGCGTTCGCCGACCCCGCGCGCCGAGTCACGCTGTACTCGCAGGCATTGATCGAGTGCCTGGAAAGCCGAGCGCCCGCCGAGGTCGACGGGCGCACTGTGCAATTCAATGAACTCACCTCCACGTTGCGGCGGGTGGTCAAAGACCTCGGCAGGCAGTACGGCGAGGAGCAGCGGTCCACAGTCGGGGGCGACGGCGATCTCGACGTGGCGGTTCATCGTCGTCCGGAAGTTGCCGCGGGTGCCGGCATGCCCATACCCGCCTGGGCTCCCACCTTCGATGTTGATTCACCACTAGGCCAACTGCGGTTCGTCCGCATCTCGGTACATCCGCAGCGGCCGGTGTCGGTACGACTGGCGGGCAACATTCTAGCCAGCGAGACTCGAATGCTCACCGACAAGCCACTCGAATTGGCGGTGGGCAACTACGAGGCCGTCGTGCCGCTGCCGTGGGGCGGAGAACACGTCCACGGATTTGTGGTGACACCGGGAGACAGTGAACTCGTCATCGATGTCAAAGTGCCGTCGGACCTGCCGACTGCGCCGCCGGAAGTCGGTCTGGTGCCCATGCCTTGGTACATCAGGTTCTTTCGATGGGCAGACGGCGCATTCCGTCTGCACGAATCTCCACCGCCACTGCAGTCGTACACCCAGTCTGCCGGCGGGAACGACCTGCACAGGCTGACGATCCGTGACCTGTGGACCGCACCGGTGCTCTTCCAGATCGAGTCGGACGTCGGGCAGCAGTCGCCGATAGTGGCCCTCCCGATCGGCGGCGGACACGCGCCCTGCGAGGTGTACGTCGGCGTCGGATTCGACAAGGTGACCGCGATTGCCCGTCCAGGCGATGAGGAAGTGAACACCATTGCGGGTTACCTGAATTCGGGCCGCGCGGACCGGGCGGTGATGAGCATGGCCACCACCGCCGAGGAGATGCTGCGAGAGAAGATGGCAGACCCCATCGGCGCGATCATCGGCGGCTACGCGCTGCTGAAGCTGCACGAATTGGACCGCATGCACAACTGGCCGAACAATCTCGCCGAGATATTCAACCTGTTGCCGGACGGCCCGGTGATCGCCGGTGTCCTCGCCGCGCGCCGCGGCGACGACGAGGCGGCCGCCGGCTGGTTCAGAACGGCAACCAGGCGCGGCATTCCGATCTTCTCGGAGGGTTTGTCGCTGCTTGCCGCCGAGAGCAATGCACTGATGCAGTCACAGCGCGGCGATGCCCTCGACATCGCCGAGGTTGCCCGGACCGCGGCGGCTCTCGCGCCGTTGGCCGACTTCTCCGCACTCTGCACCACGCTGCACGTGCATGAGCACCTGATGGCTGATGTTCCGCCGAACGCCGGCTGGAAGCAGGTCGGGCCGCCGCGCGGCGATTCCGACAGAGGATGGGTGGATCGATGA
- a CDS encoding DUF4352 domain-containing protein produces the protein MTTPAGWYPDPDGSGGQRYWDGSTWTGHRSPETPAVDDSRRSLIIGFGAACAALLAILVVVIVYGVFFNMSTNIVASPAMTPGNGWGNSIETATETPAGASGSGPQASDGGLTFAITGVESAPSVQYQDAPVEKTAQGEFLIVHLNVLNSGDAQGGFLATLQKLKARGSTYDIDDEATAYLNGTWADLAPSDSADVAIAFDVPPGTTGESLEVHGEPMSAGVDIPLS, from the coding sequence ATGACGACACCCGCAGGTTGGTATCCCGATCCCGACGGCTCGGGTGGCCAACGGTATTGGGACGGCTCGACGTGGACCGGGCACCGGTCGCCAGAAACACCCGCGGTCGATGACAGCCGACGCTCGCTGATCATCGGTTTCGGTGCCGCGTGTGCCGCGCTGTTGGCGATCCTGGTCGTCGTCATCGTCTACGGCGTGTTCTTCAACATGTCCACCAACATCGTGGCCTCGCCGGCGATGACGCCGGGCAACGGCTGGGGCAACAGCATCGAGACGGCGACCGAAACACCCGCTGGCGCTTCGGGATCCGGCCCGCAAGCGTCCGACGGTGGCCTGACGTTCGCGATCACCGGTGTGGAGAGCGCGCCGTCGGTGCAGTATCAGGATGCGCCGGTGGAGAAGACCGCCCAGGGCGAATTCCTTATCGTGCACTTGAACGTCTTGAACTCCGGCGACGCGCAGGGCGGCTTCCTCGCCACGCTGCAGAAGCTCAAGGCCCGCGGCTCGACGTACGACATCGACGACGAGGCGACGGCATACCTCAACGGCACCTGGGCCGACCTGGCGCCAAGCGATTCGGCGGATGTGGCAATCGCTTTCGACGTGCCGCCGGGCACCACCGGTGAGTCGCTCGAGGTGCACGGCGAGCCGATGAGCGCGGGTGTCGACATTCCGTTGTCGTAG
- a CDS encoding DUF2235 domain-containing protein: MKNIVLCFDRVRDHPGPRDATNAAALLRLLDESDAQLTWYHPGTPVPVHSNVDRLRWRRSAAEEARATIAEAYEFLVDNWDSGDRIYLFGVGRGAYCAHALTRLLGTVGLLPDLMDYVLATYAVPRTHRDPQDWTRLTTLTARLTGRREIEVPVQYLGLWDMISVPGGHPSAVPLTNVVDGRHAVAIDGRLGGSHLVSPPDCVEEVWFRGAHCDIAGGPGACWPLADIALDWVLDGAVRAGVAVRAASQSDAPAPTECDALAGSARTFSLRRPPADALVHASVDIYLRAHPEYWRRLPDRVVWADVDWLARSERLVQTKPAAPARQAEFAAAAS, translated from the coding sequence GTGAAGAACATCGTGCTGTGCTTCGATCGTGTACGTGACCATCCAGGTCCTCGTGACGCCACCAACGCCGCGGCGTTGCTGAGATTGCTCGACGAGAGCGACGCGCAGCTCACCTGGTATCACCCTGGCACACCGGTGCCCGTCCACAGCAACGTGGACCGGCTGCGGTGGCGCCGCAGCGCGGCCGAGGAGGCGCGCGCCACGATCGCCGAGGCCTACGAGTTCCTGGTCGACAACTGGGATTCAGGCGATCGGATCTACCTGTTCGGTGTGGGCCGCGGCGCGTACTGCGCGCACGCCCTGACCCGACTGCTCGGCACCGTCGGCCTGCTGCCCGATCTGATGGACTACGTGCTCGCCACCTACGCCGTACCGCGGACACACCGCGATCCCCAGGACTGGACGCGGCTCACCACACTGACCGCGCGGCTGACCGGGCGGCGCGAAATCGAGGTTCCCGTTCAGTATTTGGGGCTCTGGGACATGATCAGCGTGCCGGGTGGACACCCGTCGGCCGTACCGCTGACGAATGTCGTCGACGGCAGGCACGCGGTCGCGATCGACGGCCGACTCGGCGGCTCGCATCTGGTGTCGCCGCCGGACTGCGTCGAGGAAGTCTGGTTCCGCGGTGCGCATTGCGATATCGCGGGCGGCCCGGGAGCGTGCTGGCCGCTGGCCGATATCGCGCTGGACTGGGTGCTCGACGGGGCGGTGCGGGCCGGCGTCGCGGTCCGTGCGGCCAGCCAGTCCGATGCGCCCGCGCCGACCGAATGTGACGCCCTCGCGGGCAGTGCCCGCACGTTTTCGCTGCGCAGGCCCCCTGCCGACGCGCTGGTGCACGCCAGCGTCGACATCTATCTGCGGGCGCATCCCGAATACTGGCGGCGGCTACCCGACCGCGTCGTGTGGGCCGACGTCGACTGGTTGGCGCGCAGCGAACGACTGGTGCAAACCAAACCGGCGGCGCCGGCACGACAGGCGGAATTCGCCGCCGCGGCCTCGTGA